One Obesumbacterium proteus DNA window includes the following coding sequences:
- the rpmD gene encoding 50S ribosomal protein L30, protein MAKTIKITQTRSAIGRLPKHKATLLGLGLRRIGHTVEREDTPAVRGMVNAVSYMVKVEE, encoded by the coding sequence ATGGCAAAGACTATTAAAATAACTCAAACCCGCAGTGCAATCGGTCGTCTGCCGAAACACAAGGCAACGCTGCTTGGCCTGGGTCTGCGTCGTATTGGCCACACCGTAGAGCGCGAGGATACTCCTGCTGTACGTGGTATGGTCAACGCGGTTTCCTACATGGTTAAAGTTGAGGAGTAA